Proteins co-encoded in one Fusarium fujikuroi IMI 58289 draft genome, chromosome FFUJ_chr06 genomic window:
- a CDS encoding related to WHI3 protein, involved in regulation of cell size, which translates to MNIDQSAPPSDPARIASPTANLSYRASPLPPPAATSAKPSAATAALSNTTSTVASAASLSAMATPSFMNPSLRSMAPPYSHPQISRDFHRYTPAPIGSSSSPVKVLIRNLPLETSRESVRFMLVWSQDLVDVELLPVDSAEPHYLTALLKFRTRAGAEDAKQLLDGCANTSNSALLRVEIISDEPSVAHQQPAEPAHNGVFQSMENISPQTTNVYPGHDLPKNEGKLQQIFSPHSPIGNHLNEPGRATGKSLIANDPYDDSYDPLNFVEDALSYDNGPRRATVPSVPINGMSSLSLNTNMPPSAPSSLPQYGSGMSAQSGPMSPSGKGQFGYQAPNQSPYGRMNYPHANTADQNPPCNTLYVGNLPMDTAEEELKTLFSKQRGYKRLCFRTKGNGPMCFVEFEDIPFASKALTELYGKLLSNSNKGGIRLSFSKNPLGVRAGQNPAHANPGALGQMNGNLAASMNAFGSANRSAPLPPPGLPQPMPGNGRGPFHGGASMNPSSTGTFGGFTHQAWPVAAFNNHVTPSPHSAHAQSSGFSSAYMLGN; encoded by the coding sequence ATGAACATTGATCAAAGCGCACCACCGTCCGATCCAGCAAGGATagcatctccaacagccaATCTTTCCTATCGCGCAAGTCCCTTGCCGCCTCCTGCCGCTACTTCAGCCAAACCATCTGCTGCGACGGCAGCCCTATCCAACACCACAAGTACAGTCGCATCTGCTGCGTCACTCTCAGCCATGGCTACGCCTAGTTTTATGAACCCGAGCCTTCGATCTATGGCACCACCATATTCTCACCCCCAGATATCGCGCGATTTCCACAGATACACTCCGGCACCCATAggctcctcatcttccccGGTCAAAGTATTAATTCGAAATCTGCCGCTAGAAACCTCCAGAGAGTCGGTGCGGTTTATGCTGGTTTGGTCGcaagatcttgttgatgttgaactACTTCCTGTGGACTCTGCAGAGCCACACTATCTTACAGCATTGCTCAAATTCAGAACAAGGGCAGGCGCTGAGGACGCCAAACAGCTGCTGGATGGGTGTGCGAACACTTCCAATAGTGCGCTTTTGAGAGTCGAAATTATCAGCGACGAGCCCTCTGTTGCGCATCAACAGCCTGCAGAACCTGCTCACAACGGGGTCTTTCAGTCAATGGAGAACATATCCCCTCAAACAACCAATGTCTACCCTGGGCACGACCTTCCTAAGAATGAGGGCAAATTGCAACAGATTTTCTCGCCACATTCTCCCATTGGCAATCACCTGAACGAGCCTGGCAGGGCGACAGGCAAGAGCCTTATCGCCAATGATCCTTATGACGATAGTTACGACCCCCTCAATTTCGTTGAAGACGCACTTTCCTACGACAACGGACCGCGCAGGGCCACTGTTCCCAGTGTTCCCATCAACGGGATGAGTTCTCTTtcactcaacaccaacatgcCCCCTTCCGCTCCTTCGTCTCTGCCTCAATACGGCAGCGGAATGTCAGCACAGTCGGGCCCCATGTCTCCGTCGGGCAAGGGTCAGTTTGGGTACCAGGCTCCAAACCAATCACCATACGGACGCATGAACTATCCACACGCCAATACGGCTGATCAGAATCCCCCTTGCAACACTCTGTATGTTGGTAACCTTCCCATGGACACGGCGGAAGAAGAACTCAAgactctcttctccaagcagCGGGGCTACAAACGTCTTTGTTTTCGCACGAAAGGAAATGGGCCCATGTGCTTTGTCGAATTCGAAGATATCCCATTCGCTTCCAAGGCACTGACGGAACTATATGGGAAACTTTTgtccaacagcaacaaggGTGGAATTCGACTCAGCTTCTCTAAGAATCCCCTTGGTGTACGAGCTGGTCAGAATCCTGCTCACGCAAACCCAGGTGCACTGGGTCAAATGAACGGCAACCTTGCCGCTTCTATGAACGCTTTCGGGTCAGCCAACCGCTCAGCTCCTTTACCACCCCCTGGTCTTCCCCAGCCCATGCCCGGAAACGGCCGAGGCCCCTTTCATGGAGGGGCCTCGATGAACCCCAGCTCCACTGGCACTTTTGGCGGTTTCACGCATCAAGCCTGGCCTGTTGCCGCGTTCAACAACCATGTTACGCCATCGCCTCACAGTGCCCATGCTCAATCATCAGGCTTCAGTTCAGCTTATATGCTGGGCAATTAA
- a CDS encoding probable splicing factor 3B subunit 10, giving the protein MADKLRTQQELERLQAKYVGTGHPDTTSWEWRTNIQRDTYSSIAGHRPLLSYIALAENEPIIKIRAQMIRPCGPPPPRED; this is encoded by the exons ATG GCCGACAAACTCCGCACTCAGCAAGAACTCGAGCGCCTCCAAGCGAAATACGTCGGCACTGGTCACCCAGACACGACAAGCTGGGAATGGCGCACCAACATTCAGCGCGACACATACTCTTCCATCGCCGGTCATAGGCCTCTCCTCTCTTATATCGCGCTTGCTGAGAACGAACCCATTATCAAGATTCGCGCCCAGATGATCAGG CCTTGTGGTCCTCCTCCGCCACGCGAGGATTAG